The genomic DNA TTTAGGTTCACGGGGATGACTTAGAGCGGGTACTGTGTCTTTgaatattagaaaattacGAAAATGAGTTTGTCTTCTCAAGAAACAACACTTATTGGAGAATTCCTAATTTCTCCATTAAGAATGTTCTAGTTTCCTGCCATTATCTCAGGAGTTCTCTGCAAATATGGAACAAATAATGAAACGATATCTTCTTCTACCATCGGATCACTTTACAGATGAATAAATCGAGAATTAGAATCCATCGCACCTTAATGAATATTGTATTTGGTTACAATGCATTTCGGGGCTTCAATTCGCTATATTTAAGCTAGAGTATTATATTTCTCAGCGTCCTTGGATAGGCATATAACTTCATTTCATGTAGTTCATCCTTCTTTTTTATCAGCTGAACAATTTTTTCGCATATAATTCATTGAGTCATATGGTACAATTTCTATTAGCTAGATGTGCAAATTACAATGTTTGAGATTTGAGAAACGTTGGAATAATGCACGGAGTAATGCTAATTGTAATTGCATCTTCTGTTGGAACATCATGCAGCTTCCTCATCTCTCAAGCAACTAAGGGCGTCTTCGGAGTACATGGCCTCTAAGTTTGGCATTTCGAGGTATATAGTCGGCCATAAATTTTTAGTCCGAGCCAATTTATATCGCCAAATTTGCTTATCAGCCTTTAGTAATCGGCAATTGAAGTTCAGATGTCGAAACATAATGGAGCTTAATACATATgtcaatatattatattcagaTGATCTTATCCAGTTGCCAAGACTTTTATCAAGAAAATTCCATTCAAACTATGTTGTAGGTAGCATTTAGCATCCTGAAATAATGTATCTCTGTAGCAGAAATTTGTCGCTCGTATGAGAGTCATGAGACCGTATCTCCTTACTCTTCATGTAAATGAAAGTCTACTTCTGGTTGGAGCTTGGGGATCTGATCCCTCTATATTAGAGGCTTTCTTTGGTAGGATTCCTTAGGTGTTAAATGTGGTCATTTCGTCAATAGATaggttggttttttttttggaccgGGGTGTGGGGGGGGGGTGTGGGGGTGGAGAGAGTTTGAACGCTTTGCTcttaaaattgatataaagcTATCTGAAGGAGCAATTGGTTGATTCTATGAGGACAAAGGTTGCTTATTTACCTCAGATTATAAAATAAAGTGTACAAATATAGGTTACTACAGGCTAAATTTAGGTCCGACTTGGTACCTTTTCTGTGTGAATAATTTCAAGGTTGAAGTTAGCTTGGAATGACTATGAATATTTTGGTTTTCCTGATGTTTTGATTGGagttattttgtaattataagtACTTGCTTAACCATACTAATTTATTTCCTTACTTTTTTACCCCTTGCTAAAGATTCAATAACTTCTATTCTAACAAAATCTTTGAAACTCGATGTGAAATCCGAAAATTTTACACAATGAAAATCGATAAATACTGAaaattttccatatatatcAGGAAGATTCAAAAACTCGCAATCTCTCGACTGAACAAGTAAAAATAATCCCGACAAAATGCCATGATCCGCCGCCATATTTAACCTATAAAACAGCTCCAGACCACCTCCACACTAGTAGCCTTTCTGCTCCAGGCAATCATTTCCTACTTTTCGGCTTACGAATGGCTTAGGACACCACAAGACTCATCAATTTTCATCAATCTCAGTTACATAATTCAAAACCTCACAACTCATTTCCTAATATCGTAATCGatcgcatgaaaatgcatgCATAATCCATAACACTGACATGACCATGACAATGCAGTTTTAATAAACTCATTACAATCACGATAAAAATACCAATTTTGGAATAGATTACTCACCTTGACAAGTCCCCTGAACCTCAAACATCAAAAATGAgatgttttccattttctagaatttttctCGCATTTTTCCCTCAACTTTTCCTTCTCAGTCGCTCAAACTCTCAATATCTCTGTGATGGCCGGGAGGATGAAATTGGATGAAAGAATTGAGAGCAAAGGATTATAAAGGAAAGATAAAGTTTGGCGGTGGAGATTGATGAATTTAAGTTGGTATGCATGGAAAGTAAATTGGGAAGTTTATTCCctgaaaacaatttaaattaactaatcaattaataaatctAGTGTTGAATTGcagaaattagaaaaatatgtgTATAAGCATATGAAAAATCTTTGAATGTTACATACTCTCCACTTTTAAATAATTTCGTCCCAGAAATTCACATAATTGAAAATAGGTTTATGTCCCATAGGCTTAAGAGATCAAAAAACCTAGGCTCCGATACCATttctaaaatccaaaatttttaTACGATGAAAATCGATAAATAgtgaaaatttttcatatatataatgaatattcaaaaatttgcAATCTCTTgagaaaattacaattttaataGAACGAGTAAAAATCCCGATTGAGAGATGTAAGATTtgtgaaaagagaaaacttATGATTGAGAGATCCAAATTGAATTTGGATTGACTAAAATTCATTGACTTTTGAAGATCatgtatgaaaaaaaaatgcatgtaaaGACAAGCagttatcccaaaaaaaaaatatatatatatatatgtacggcGGACGGCACCAATATTGGATCATATTGGGGACAATTATTTAAGTGCTTCtctttttgttgattttttttttctgcgaGGTATTGTTTTCGCAATTTCGAGGATAGCGTATTAAAGATTACTCTCTCTCCCAATACAAACGTCTTATGGGATTCAAACTCGTGCTCTTCTCTTAGAGGTTGAGATTGCTTAATAATTCCACCAACAGCttattagttatatatatatatatatatttcggaATTAGGTATGAACCAACACTCTCACACCTTATTTGAGTTGGGAAAGACACTAAAAGGATAAGAAGCGAAATtgataataagaaaattctGCAGCGGATGTTATTTCTTCGCTCGTCATGCTTCTCGTTAAGGGTTGACTGACTAAATTAACGGAAATGATATGCATTTGAAAATTACTATGCGTAATTCGGAAGTATTGTTTTCGGTTGATTATGGAGGTGTGTCTGTTCAATACTGAGTTCAGACCTTATATTGGTATTCAATGAATTGATTTGTAGAGGTCCATTAATTAGTTGAGTAGTTGACCCGCGCTTGAAggttaattttatcaaaattattCTAGACAAGAAAAATCCAAAATTAGCTTCTTTTTATACATCGATCGGGGTTCCATGTGAGGGATTAAAGTTTCCATCTAATCACGGTATACACACCGAAAGAAACAATTCATTTAATCTCATAATAGAGAAAGGCCAACAAAAAGGACcatatcttttttctttttgggtgaacGAACAAAACTTTTATTCTCACAAGCCAACCCTACAAAAGCTTCTTGTACCCTCTATGAGGAATTTGAAAGTGAAATTTCACACAAAGTCACATGAGAATATACAGAATATTGGAGAAAATCACTGCCGGAAGAATTTTACACCTCGATGGACCGACTCGGCTCGAACTGGATTAGACGGGACTAAATAGACTTCCGAATACTatgacacaaaaaaaaataagaagaagaaaaaaagagtataGAAGATTCTGACATAAAACTGTCAGCACAAATATGGTAAAGGGTTTCATCAAGTCATTGACAAGATTTCGCAATGTTGGATGTTACGTAAAATTCGATGGTAACCACAAGCTTTGAATGGTCATTAACAGTTACGGACGTGGCAAAACTACCTTTATAATGATCATGGAGTAGTAGCGGAAAGCATGTATCCCACCCATTCGTAACTATTCATAACCCGCAACTTGACAAGCTACAAGAAATGAAAATGACAATCATTTACCAGTACCGGATTCGAAATGCAAATGATAAATCCAATCCAATCCGAAGCCACCTGCATATCCGGCAACAAAAGTAATCATGCATTGAACCCGCGtaaagcaaaaaaaatgaagaccGTAAACACCAACACAAGAAACTGTGTCAAATTAACATATCTGTTTGAATACATCTACTCATCATTGAGATGTGATCTATGCAAACATAGAACGGAAAGATTTTTCCATTGCTGAAACATTATCACTCCATGAAATAATTTCACATCAAAGGTCAACCAAGTGCAAAATTGCCTGTGACCTGTAAGAATTTAACGGTTTCAACTGTGTAATGGGCGATTAGAGGGTTGATTGCAGGAGGGACGAGTTCCAGCAGTCTTTGATGATCGTGAACAAGTCAAAGCTCGAGCTTCGAGCTACCAAACTGACTGAGTAAGATGGCCATATCCATGCCCTGTGTCATAGTTGGCACAGCAGTATCATAAGGGCAATCCCGAGAGAACCCGGCCTTCCCAGACTTGTGTACCTTCTTTATGCACCTCTTGAACTTCTCATGGCATTTTATGTCGATTAATCCTGTAAATTACACATCATTCACAATTCAATAGTCGCACTAATATATATTCAAGACTTACATCTAACACAACACAATGGTTTAAGTCAAGGCGAAATTTTTTATGTTTGATGTACACCCCATTTCTGAACCGTCTTTCAGTCCGTTCCCTTTTGGATCAACCATCATAGTAACACCACCAAAATCCGCCTCAACCAAAAACATTGATGAATTTGTGCTCAAAGcaatcttaaattttttatgaagTTCTGATTAAGTCCCAAATCTATTTAGTAAAGCATAGTCATTTtgggtgaaaaaaaaaaaaacaaatgtaGATTCTATAAACCGCATTTTAACATATTTACAGTAACAGATTGAGGGACGactcaagaaaaaaatcataggTTATCAGAGTCCGATCTGAAGAATCATCGCCAAGATAAGGCAAGGCACTCGACACATCTGAAATGTAAACGTGAAACTATGATGTTATCACAATCATATGCACTAATATAGGTCAACCTCGGCGACTAGAGCAAAATCGCATTAACAATTCTCGCTCCTACTCGAGAAAGGCATTAATATATTCTCTCGTTCCAATCTCCATTGACACATCAAATCAACCACAGCAATCAATGAATAACCAGACATGACTCAGGGGTCATTTTCGTATAGATCGATATTCAACTACCTTTTTTCTCGACGCATTCATCATGGACCTTGCAGCAAGCGTCAAGCTCGTCGCACGGCTCCTCTCCGGGACAGCCGGTCCATCCTACGCCGCAGTACTTGCCGTACCTGATCCCAACACCTACCAAACCCAAACGAATTTCACGAATTTTAGTCCCTCAACAGATGATTTCTGCCAGCCAATAGATGAACAAATGAGGATGCGGAGCTGCTCACTGTTACAATTCTCCGCGACACAGGTTCTGCTGCATTTGACCTGCGATCAGCAAGCATCACAGGTAACGGCTTCAGATTCAAGGGCTGCCGTACATTTCGACGGGAAAGAAGACGGGGGCTTTGGAGGTCGGTACTCACCTGGGAATCATTGCTGGAGGCTTCCGCCACGGCGGCGGCGGCAACGGCGGCGGCGACGGCGGCTGCGACGAAGAAGACGGAGAAGGCGAATGCAGCCGCAACCCGCGGCATCCTTCCGGTCTCTCCCCTCTCCTCCTTCCCTCTCTATCTTCCTCTGTCTCTCTTCGATTTCAATTCGTCCGGACCAGCGGGGGTTACATAAGCCGAACCCGGTGTATATAGGCCCACCGATGATCGGTTTGGTCCGTAAGGAAAAAGCAAAATCTTCGGCTCGAATTAGATTAGATTCAGTCTGTACCGAATAAGCGCGCCTCTAATATAATTAACATATGCTATACATATCATGAAATTCGGACATTATGAGAAAGGGGATTTAACGAGACATCGCACTCGACTTGAAATGTCTATATGCACCGGGACTTTGCTTCGTACTATgctgattttttattttattttattttttaacgtTATGCTGACGTGGTTCGACCAATGAGAGGAAGAGAAGATGCTGACATGGAAGAAGTTGGAAAACTATGGGGAAATGGCACATTTAGTCCTCTGCCTCTACATTTCCTGATTCGTTGGTCCCTGTACAATATCTTATGACTGTTTCGATCCCCAAACTTCGAGTTCGGATGCAATTCTAGTTCGTTTGGACTTCTAACACCCGATTTCTCTCTTGTTAACTTTATGATGACCAGAGAAAGATGGGGTAAGGGAATGGTGCACGTCCTTACCTGTCACCCATGAGATTACATGTTCGACTCTCACTGTAAGATTACAAGTACTATTTTATTAGATAATTAGAATTTTAATTCCATTATACTAGCTCATGTTCTCTTTGTGATCTAAAAATTTGTGGATGAGCATTGGGTGTTGCAAATCTTTTAGCAAAATGTCGATCATGCCAgagttttttctttattcatatTCACACCTTCCAATATTCATTTGTATCGAAGTGTTATTCTTACTATCTAATAATGGTGTGTTGAGAGCTTAATCCCTTTTCAGTTGTCACCATGGCTATTGCTCATTTACTTGTCTCCATTCCTCAGTGGTTGGCCTATATGGCATCATGGGTGGAGTGGATCGAACTAGCCCGACTCGCGACTAGAAAAATGCAAATTACTGAACCTATCAACAAAAAGTAAATTCCTCTACCATCATCATCAAGTGCAATGTGAATTTCTTTCCTACAAATTTGGACAGGCAGACACTTGCATCTGATACTTAGATGACCTTCGTATGCTAACGTACATACTCTGGAAAACACCTTAACTTTATCTTCGATCATGGGACATTTATATATCTACCACGGGATCTAGTGCATTCAAAATATGATGAACATATGAACATATATAATCCATAGATTCCATATGGTTAGTTATAACTTTGACGATGGGAAACTTTGAAAATTAAAGTAGCATTTAGTAGAACAACGTTGTTCTACTAAACTTTGAAAATTAAGAGGTGTTAACACCTCTTAATCACTCTAATTTGCTTGATCGCTCAATTGCTAAGCCATATTTCTAAGATGCTCTTGCATTTTTTCAGTTTCAACGATTAGATGTTAATTCTCATGGTGGTCGCTGCCGCTGCGAACTGAATAATGGATCCCCGAAAGGGTTCGAGGGGTGTGAGAGCATCGATCAGGCATCCCTGCCGGCCACATCAATCCAAATACTGTAGCAGGTCCCTCCCTGCCACGGAGGTATTAGAAAACCGATGAGTTTGAGGACTCAACTGCATGAACAAAAGTAAGAGGACCAAATAAATATTAGTTATTAATGCCTAACGGGAATAACTGTCTCCGCCCTTAACATATAAACCCACTGTTCCCTTTTTTCTTCTATTAATGTCACAAGAATCATATATTGATTGGAAGCAAATCAAAGGTATAGTATTCATACTGTTTTTTGATGATTCGTCTATTGTTTCATTCCCTCTCTTCAATATTCTCTATTCGATTTCCAGCATCTCTCATGcccttcattttcatttttaaagaTGGCAGATGAATGTCATCCCCCCGAGAACCAGGACAGCCCCTGCTATGCTCCAGAGTCCCGACAACTTCAAGAATCATGGAGGACGCCGTTGTGGCAAACTCGAGAATGGGTCTTTAAAAGGGGATCAAGGGGCCCATCTGGGAGGCTCCAAGTTGATGAGTTTAATGACTTAACTGCATGAAAATAATTAGTAAGAGAATGAAATCCTGAAAATCCTTCACACTTTCTGTTATAAATTATCATTCCAAAAAGTTCGGTAATGTGTAACAGAAATAACTGTCTCCTACTTTAGCATATAAACCCACAGTTCCCTCTCCTCTTCTATTCGAAAACCAGACTCTCAGACTTTAGTTCTCTTTCTTGATTATTGGAAGCAAATCAAAGGTATAGTATTTGTACGATTCTTGATTACTGTCTCTTGCTTCATGCCCTCTCTTCGACGATTACTCTTTCATTTCCGATAACTCTTGGCCATTCATTCTCAAGTTCACCAATGGCCGATGATTGTCATCCCGAACTCAACCCTGTCAGCTGTCAAGAACTGAACCGTTTCATTGCAAAAGTTGATGGCAAGATCAGGTTTCTGTTGAAGGGTCTCAGAGCACAATACCACATGATGAAGTGGGTATTTGAGGCACTCCGGAGTTATCAAGAGAGCATGAAGAGAAGGCTGGAAGGCGTGGTCAACATGGCCTTCGAAATCAAGAACGAAGATGATGCCCTCAAATGGTTTACAGAATCCAGAGAGAGCATCGCACTCGTGGAGGCACTGAACCATTTCTTCTGGAAAAAGGAGGAAGAAATTGATGCTCGATTGAACAAGTGCTGTGAACTCATCGGGGCAGCATGGTGGGAAGAGCCGAAAGAAGAGAGCAGACCTGCAGATGGCCTTGATCAGCCAAAGGATCCTGCTAAGAGCGAGGAAGATCAAGTATCAGCTATGAAGCCAAACGGTCCTAATAAGAGTGAAGAATGTCAAGAGCAGGATAAAAAGCCAAAGGGTCCTGctaagagaaaagaaagtgaagAACCGAATATAATGCCAAAGGATTCAGTTGAGGGCGAAGAAGGTCAAAAACCAGATATAATCGATTTTAAGGGCTTTAGTGAAGATAACAAAATGGGAAAGGATGCAATGAAAGGTACTTGATTTGATCTCTAATTGATCTCTCCTTCCTTCTGTTTAATATCGTCATTAGTCACTGCAGTTTCTCATGCCTTCAAGAGTTTCAGGGTCATCAGTGGGTGG from Punica granatum isolate Tunisia-2019 chromosome 2, ASM765513v2, whole genome shotgun sequence includes the following:
- the LOC116194232 gene encoding probable phospholipase A2 homolog 1; protein product: MPRVAAAFAFSVFFVAAAVAAAVAAAAVAEASSNDSQVKCSRTCVAENCNSVGIRYGKYCGVGWTGCPGEEPCDELDACCKVHDECVEKKGLIDIKCHEKFKRCIKKVHKSGKAGFSRDCPYDTAVPTMTQGMDMAILLSQFGSSKLEL